In one Streptomyces sp. T12 genomic region, the following are encoded:
- a CDS encoding ATP-binding protein — translation MSHRPARRARRASASPLFTPHGTDRAFRKAARRQLAEATAKARAEAAVPIPGVGGQEEEMPPPLFPPAGRPGPASARHNRLKLPAHRMTTATASGAYPFLAEGGLGAEGIYVGRDVHAEASFCFDPFALYGRVEGFTNPNVLLAGVIGQGKSALAKSFALRSIAFGYRVYVPCDPKGEWTPVAQALGGTSIALGPGLPGKLNPLDAAPRPASVPEADWAGEIRKRRLLLLGSLARTVLGRDLLPMEHTGLDVALDAVVTRAAATGRTPLLGDIAATLNNSDELDTVGGIMSGRLGDASRDLAHAMRRLVHGDLAGMFDAPSTVAFDPTSPMLTIDLSRLGGSGDDTALVLAMTCASAWMESALSDPNGGRRWIVYDEAWRLMRHPGLLQRMQSQWKLSRGLGIANLMVIHRLSDLLTAGDAGSRGRALAEGLLADCSTRIIYRQETDQLHAAAALLGLTSVETDAISHLNRGRGLWKVAGRSFIVQHLLHPRELALFDTDARMH, via the coding sequence ATGAGTCACCGGCCCGCGCGCCGAGCCCGCCGCGCCAGCGCCAGCCCCCTGTTCACCCCACACGGTACCGACCGCGCCTTCCGCAAAGCCGCCCGTCGACAGCTAGCCGAGGCCACCGCGAAGGCCCGCGCAGAAGCCGCCGTCCCCATCCCTGGCGTCGGCGGGCAGGAGGAGGAGATGCCGCCGCCGCTCTTCCCGCCCGCGGGGCGACCCGGCCCCGCGTCCGCCCGCCACAACAGGCTCAAGCTGCCCGCCCACCGCATGACCACCGCCACCGCGAGCGGGGCGTACCCGTTTCTCGCCGAAGGCGGTCTCGGCGCCGAGGGCATCTACGTCGGCCGCGACGTCCACGCGGAGGCGTCCTTCTGTTTCGATCCGTTCGCGCTGTACGGCAGGGTCGAGGGCTTCACCAATCCGAACGTCCTCCTCGCGGGCGTGATCGGGCAGGGCAAGAGCGCGTTGGCCAAGTCCTTCGCGCTGCGGTCGATCGCCTTCGGATACCGGGTCTACGTGCCGTGTGACCCGAAGGGTGAATGGACGCCCGTGGCGCAGGCGCTGGGCGGCACCTCGATCGCGCTCGGGCCGGGCCTGCCCGGGAAGCTGAACCCGCTGGACGCTGCCCCGCGCCCGGCCTCCGTCCCGGAAGCTGACTGGGCGGGCGAGATCCGCAAGCGCCGCCTGCTGCTGCTCGGCTCGCTGGCCCGCACCGTGCTCGGGCGGGACCTGCTGCCCATGGAGCACACTGGCCTCGACGTCGCCCTGGACGCCGTCGTCACCCGCGCCGCCGCGACCGGACGCACCCCGCTGCTCGGCGACATCGCCGCCACTCTCAACAACTCCGACGAACTCGACACGGTCGGCGGCATCATGTCCGGCCGCCTCGGCGACGCCTCCCGCGATCTCGCCCACGCCATGCGCAGGCTGGTCCACGGCGACCTCGCTGGCATGTTCGACGCCCCCAGCACGGTGGCCTTCGACCCCACCTCGCCGATGCTGACCATCGACCTGTCCCGCCTGGGCGGATCCGGCGACGACACCGCCCTCGTCCTCGCCATGACCTGCGCCTCGGCGTGGATGGAATCCGCGCTATCCGACCCGAACGGCGGAAGGCGCTGGATCGTCTACGACGAAGCCTGGCGCCTGATGCGCCACCCCGGCCTCCTGCAGCGCATGCAGTCCCAGTGGAAGCTGAGCCGCGGCCTGGGCATCGCCAACCTGATGGTGATCCATCGGCTGTCCGACCTGCTCACCGCGGGCGACGCCGGATCCCGCGGACGCGCCCTGGCCGAAGGTCTGCTCGCCGACTGCTCCACCCGCATCATCTACCGCCAGGAGACCGACCAACTCCACGCCGCAGCCGCCCTGCTCGGCCTGACCTCGGTGGAGACCGACGCGATCTCCCACCTCAACCGCGGGCGCGGGCTGTGGAAGGTCGCTGGACGATCTTTCATCGTCCAGCACCTCCTCCACCCGCGCGAGCTGGCGCTCTTCGACACCGACGCCCGCATGCACTGA
- a CDS encoding DUF6238 family protein, whose protein sequence is MNTPHPDAHPYLRASTAGLRHHTRAHTASGAPADRLHLDTLHAHLTAAHQLLDQLAEATRPPHPAAGRHLATAHTRLWQSAAAVHDAFHLLPVADEPLADTGCHPERLPEGPPVLTICQRHLAAGHVVRRKTTPSDLNTPLHGHTTTCSR, encoded by the coding sequence TTGAACACACCCCACCCCGACGCTCACCCCTACCTGCGCGCCTCCACCGCCGGCCTGCGCCACCACACCCGCGCCCACACCGCCTCCGGCGCTCCGGCCGACCGTCTGCACCTGGACACGCTGCACGCCCACCTCACCGCCGCCCACCAGCTGCTCGACCAGCTCGCCGAGGCCACCCGGCCCCCGCACCCCGCCGCCGGACGGCACCTGGCCACCGCGCACACCCGGCTGTGGCAGTCCGCCGCCGCCGTGCACGACGCCTTCCACCTCCTGCCCGTCGCAGACGAGCCCTTGGCGGACACGGGCTGCCATCCCGAGCGGCTGCCGGAGGGACCACCGGTTCTGACCATCTGCCAGCGCCACCTCGCCGCAGGTCACGTCGTCCGCCGCAAGACCACCCCCAGCGACCTCAACACCCCGCTGCACGGCCACACCACCACCTGCAGCCGCTAA